Below is a window of Plutella xylostella chromosome 15, ilPluXylo3.1, whole genome shotgun sequence DNA.
taaaatgctaAAATATtgctaaaatattaaaatattaaaatgctgTAAAGGGGCACATAGTCAAAcacattgtaaaaaatatcattattcTACTTCTTATTGGCAGACTGGTGCAGGCACGACCAATGTATCATAAACCTATTTCCATAGATATCCTGGTTTATAGCAGCAATGAGCTCGTTACTGGAGCTGCGCACTCTGTCCCAGCACCCCGCGGCGCGCTGCCGCATCACGGCGAAGAAGTCGGGCACCCTGGCGTCGGCGAACATGGCCTTCGCACTGCAGTACCGCGGAAGCCTCAACAGGATTCGCAACGCATCGTTATACTGCACTCTAAGGATGCTATATGCTCTTCTTGTGTAGTTAGTCCACAGTTGGCATGTATAAAAACTTTGACAATACGCCTTGAAGAGCACAATCTTGACATCCCTAGAGCACTTACTAAACCTACGCGCGAGCATGTTGCACCGAACTGCCAGGGCGCGCCGCTCGCGTTCCATGTCCGCGTCGTCACTGAGACTCTCCGTTAGGATGTGCCCCAGGTACTTGAACTGCTTGACAACCCGAATTGCTGAGCCGTACATATAAACCGGGGGTACCCTCTCCGGACCTCCCCTAAACCGGAACACCATCATTTCGCATTTCTTTACATTGTACATCATGCCGTTCCTATGTGCAAAGTTCTCACAGATGTACAACAGCTTTCGTAATCCGCCAATCGAGGGACTGAGCAGCACCATGTCATCTGCATAACTCAGGTTGTTAAAACACACGTTACCTACGTGGCATCCGATGCCGGTGCTCCTCAGCTCCTCGATCAGGTCGTTCACATAAATGTTGAAGAGGTCCGGAGAGGTCAGCCCTCCCTGACGAACGCCACACTCTAGTCTATATTCACTAGAATGTGCGTCGCCCCATCTAACCGTGTTGGTTTGATTCTCGTACCAGTATCTCAATGACCAACAATCTCTTATTAATGTGTTTAGTAGTGATTAGTGGAATTACATTGCATTGTAAACTTatgttttgttaataaaatatgattatatttttgtctt
It encodes the following:
- the LOC125489563 gene encoding uncharacterized protein LOC125489563; its protein translation is MVLLSPSIGGLRKLLYICENFAHRNGMMYNVKKCEMMVFRFRGGPERVPPVYMYGSAIRVVKQFKYLGHILTESLSDDADMERERRALAVRCNMLARRFSKCSRDVKIVLFKAYCQSFYTCQLWTNYTRRAYSILRVQYNDALRILLRLPRYCSAKAMFADARVPDFFAVMRQRAAGCWDRVRSSSNELIAAINQDIYGNRFMIHWSCLHQSANKK